One part of the Spiribacter salinus M19-40 genome encodes these proteins:
- the mazG gene encoding nucleoside triphosphate pyrophosphohydrolase: MSALDDLLAVMARLRDPAEGCPWDLQQTFASIVPHTLEEAYEVADAIERDDREDMRDELGDLLFQVVFYARLGEEEGSFDFDSIAAGVRDKLIRRHPHIFGEAGPITAEGQRASWEAIKADERLARTSGTDRPGALDSVPLALPALTRSRKLQGRAARVGFEWPDPRQVIDKVREELDELDEALADEPRDQAHVAEEIGDLLLACVNLARQAGVDAEHALRAGNRKFERRFRGLEAVLAEAGETLEEASFERLEAAYQTAKAREGEEPTGT; this comes from the coding sequence ATGAGTGCGCTCGATGATCTGCTGGCGGTTATGGCCCGGCTTCGGGATCCCGCTGAGGGTTGCCCATGGGATCTTCAGCAGACCTTCGCCTCGATCGTGCCGCATACCCTTGAGGAGGCCTATGAGGTGGCTGACGCCATCGAGCGGGATGATCGCGAGGACATGCGCGACGAGCTCGGCGATCTGCTTTTTCAGGTGGTGTTCTATGCACGCCTGGGTGAGGAAGAGGGCAGCTTTGACTTCGACTCAATCGCGGCGGGTGTGCGGGATAAGTTGATTCGGCGTCATCCGCATATTTTTGGCGAAGCCGGCCCGATCACGGCTGAAGGCCAGCGCGCGAGCTGGGAGGCGATTAAAGCGGACGAGCGGCTCGCACGGACCTCGGGCACAGACCGTCCCGGGGCACTAGATAGTGTGCCACTGGCACTGCCTGCGCTCACGCGCAGTCGCAAATTGCAGGGCCGCGCGGCGCGCGTCGGGTTTGAGTGGCCGGATCCCCGGCAGGTCATCGATAAAGTGCGCGAAGAGCTCGATGAACTCGATGAGGCACTCGCGGATGAGCCGCGCGATCAGGCGCACGTTGCAGAAGAGATCGGGGATTTGCTCCTCGCCTGCGTTAATCTGGCGCGGCAGGCGGGGGTCGACGCTGAGCACGCGCTACGCGCCGGTAACCGCAAGTTTGAGAGGCGCTTCAGGGGTTTGGAAGCCGTTCTTGCCGAAGCGGGCGAAACGCTCGAGGAGGCGAGTTTCGAGCGCCTCGAGGCTGCCTACCAAACCGCAAAGGCCCGTGAAGGCGAGGAACCAACCGGCACTTAG
- a CDS encoding glutathione binding-like protein, protein MIDLYTWPTPNGHKVHIALEELGLSYDVHPINIGQGDQFTEEFLRISPNNKIPAMIDTDGPGGEPISVFESGAMLMYLAEKTGELMPTGPRGRVETLEWLMFQMGGLGPMLGQAHHFRQYAPETIDYAVNRYTNEAARLYGVLDRRLAGREWLAGEMYSIADIACFPWIRPYENQGQVLADFPNLKRWFDVIAARPAVERGVAVLADVRPPKLDDEAKEKLFGASQYQKR, encoded by the coding sequence ATGATCGATCTCTATACCTGGCCGACACCGAATGGTCACAAAGTTCACATTGCGCTCGAGGAGCTCGGTCTGAGCTATGACGTGCATCCGATCAATATCGGTCAGGGCGATCAGTTTACCGAAGAGTTCCTGCGCATCAGCCCGAACAACAAGATTCCGGCGATGATTGATACGGACGGCCCCGGCGGGGAGCCCATTTCGGTGTTCGAATCCGGCGCTATGCTGATGTATCTCGCAGAAAAAACCGGTGAATTGATGCCGACTGGGCCGCGTGGTCGCGTCGAGACCCTGGAGTGGCTCATGTTCCAGATGGGAGGCCTCGGGCCGATGCTGGGCCAGGCCCATCATTTCCGCCAGTACGCACCCGAGACGATCGACTACGCCGTTAATCGCTACACCAATGAGGCCGCTCGGCTCTATGGTGTGCTCGATCGGCGCCTGGCTGGGCGGGAGTGGCTCGCCGGCGAGATGTACAGCATCGCGGATATTGCCTGCTTCCCGTGGATTCGGCCTTATGAAAACCAGGGCCAGGTACTCGCCGATTTCCCGAACCTCAAGCGCTGGTTTGACGTCATTGCAGCCCGGCCAGCCGTGGAGCGGGGTGTTGCGGTGCTTGCCGACGTCCGGCCACCAAAACTCGATGACGAGGCAAAAGAGAAGCTCTTTGGCGCGAGTCAGTACCAAAAACGATGA
- the ispG gene encoding flavodoxin-dependent (E)-4-hydroxy-3-methylbut-2-enyl-diphosphate synthase — protein sequence MNEIPGYQRRYSVPVKVGHVTVGGDAPVVVQSMTNTDTVDEIRTAIQVADLARAGSELVRITVNNEEAARAVPRIRQRLDDMGVDVPLVGDFHFNGHRLLKAVPACGEALGKLRINPGNVGKGSRRDPQFAEVIEIARDLDRPVRIGVNWGSLDQDLLSRMMDDNARLANPRPPEVVMKDAVVTSSLESAERAEALGLPHDRIIISCKMSRVQDLISVYQDLANRCDFPLHLGLTEAGMGSKGIVASTAALSVLLQQGIGDTIRISLTPEPGGDRTQEVVVAQEILQTMGLRSFTPLVAACPGCGRTTSTFFQELADEIQSHVRTRMPEWQAQYPGVEEMSLAVMGCVVNGPGESRQADIGISLPGTGEKPVAPVYEDGEKTVTLKGDNIAEDFKAVVERYVERRYGNGITTR from the coding sequence ATGAATGAGATTCCCGGATATCAGCGTCGATATAGTGTGCCGGTCAAGGTGGGCCACGTCACGGTAGGGGGCGATGCACCCGTCGTTGTCCAGTCGATGACCAACACGGACACCGTGGATGAGATCCGCACAGCCATCCAGGTGGCCGATCTGGCGCGGGCTGGCTCGGAGCTTGTGCGCATTACGGTGAACAACGAAGAGGCGGCCCGGGCCGTGCCGCGGATACGACAGCGTCTGGATGACATGGGCGTCGACGTTCCGCTGGTGGGCGACTTCCACTTTAACGGCCACCGGCTCCTCAAGGCGGTACCGGCCTGTGGCGAAGCGCTGGGCAAGCTGCGCATCAATCCCGGCAATGTTGGTAAAGGCAGTCGCCGTGACCCCCAGTTCGCCGAGGTCATCGAAATCGCTCGCGATCTCGATCGACCGGTGCGCATTGGTGTGAACTGGGGCAGCCTGGATCAGGATCTGCTCTCACGCATGATGGATGACAACGCCCGTCTCGCGAATCCCAGACCGCCTGAGGTGGTCATGAAAGACGCGGTCGTAACGTCTTCACTGGAGAGTGCTGAGCGTGCTGAAGCGCTCGGCCTCCCCCATGACCGCATCATCATTTCCTGCAAAATGAGCCGGGTCCAGGATCTGATCAGCGTGTACCAGGATCTCGCCAACCGCTGTGACTTCCCGCTGCATCTGGGGCTGACTGAGGCCGGGATGGGCTCCAAAGGCATTGTGGCGTCCACGGCCGCCCTGTCGGTGCTGCTCCAGCAAGGGATCGGGGATACCATTCGCATTTCACTCACGCCAGAGCCAGGTGGCGACCGGACCCAGGAAGTCGTGGTCGCCCAGGAAATCCTGCAGACAATGGGGCTGCGCAGCTTCACGCCGCTTGTCGCCGCCTGCCCGGGATGTGGCCGCACCACTAGCACCTTCTTCCAGGAACTGGCTGACGAGATCCAGTCCCACGTCCGGACCCGCATGCCCGAGTGGCAAGCGCAGTACCCGGGCGTTGAAGAGATGAGCCTTGCCGTTATGGGATGCGTGGTTAATGGGCCAGGTGAGAGCCGCCAGGCCGACATTGGCATCAGCCTGCCAGGCACGGGAGAAAAGCCGGTCGCTCCCGTGTATGAGGATGGCGAGAAGACCGTCACCCTCAAGGGCGATAACATCGCTGAGGATTTCAAGGCGGTGGTGGAGCGCTATGTGGAACGTCGTTACGGCAATGGTATAACAACCCGCTGA
- the fdxA gene encoding ferredoxin FdxA, which translates to MTYVVTEPCIRCRYTDCVEVCPVDCFHGGPNFLVIDPVECIDCAVCVAECPVDAIYPDDEVPADQQDFIALNARLANQWPVISRAEPPPDDADDWSVVTAKREQLSE; encoded by the coding sequence ATGACCTATGTCGTCACCGAGCCCTGCATCCGCTGTCGCTATACCGACTGTGTCGAGGTCTGCCCGGTCGACTGCTTCCACGGCGGGCCCAATTTTCTGGTGATCGACCCGGTGGAGTGCATTGATTGCGCAGTGTGCGTCGCGGAATGCCCCGTGGATGCCATTTACCCGGATGACGAGGTGCCCGCTGATCAGCAGGACTTCATTGCCCTGAACGCACGGCTTGCCAACCAGTGGCCGGTGATCAGTCGGGCTGAGCCACCGCCAGATGATGCCGATGACTGGTCAGTGGTGACGGCGAAGCGAGAGCAGCTTAGCGAATGA
- a CDS encoding Rrf2 family transcriptional regulator — protein sequence MIRLSAKSRYAVSALMHLAVHQDTGAVPLAEVSVCQGISMSYIDQIFWRLRREGLVQGTPGPGGGYRLGRAAEAISIGEITTLMDGASGPRRVGSALDEALWSHLSSEIEAFLRRFTLADFVARPQIRETILQQYAGREWRCEVCGALATRRHAPSGETGS from the coding sequence ATGATCCGTCTGTCTGCGAAAAGCCGTTATGCCGTCAGCGCACTGATGCATCTGGCCGTCCACCAAGACACGGGTGCGGTGCCGTTGGCGGAAGTGTCTGTCTGTCAGGGCATCTCCATGTCCTACATCGATCAGATTTTCTGGCGCCTTCGTCGTGAAGGCCTGGTGCAGGGCACACCGGGGCCAGGGGGTGGCTATCGGCTGGGTCGAGCCGCGGAGGCCATCTCCATTGGCGAGATCACGACGCTCATGGACGGTGCCAGTGGGCCCAGACGGGTGGGCTCGGCGCTGGATGAAGCGCTTTGGTCACATCTTTCCAGCGAGATCGAGGCATTTCTTCGGAGGTTCACCCTCGCTGACTTCGTGGCACGCCCGCAGATTCGCGAGACCATCCTTCAGCAGTACGCGGGCCGTGAGTGGCGCTGCGAGGTGTGTGGCGCCCTGGCGACTCGGCGCCATGCACCCAGCGGGGAGACCGGTTCATGA
- the thiD gene encoding bifunctional hydroxymethylpyrimidine kinase/phosphomethylpyrimidine kinase, whose amino-acid sequence MTPARILIVAGSDAGGGAGIQADIKTVCALEGYAMTAVTALTAQNTLGVQSVMGIPEAFIRAQMDSVLDDLGADCIKTGMLHAPAVIDAIADCLTARAPNVPLVVDPVMVAQSGDRLVDDAAMNRLRERLIPQASVITPNIPEAEALLGQRIQSADEMQDAADALRALGCDAVLLKGGHLSSDDLVDVFAHAGGYLRLHHPRIATTSDHGTGCTLASAIAEGIGRGMALPAAVERARDYLQQALETAVPLGTGHGPVNHGHTVIPFAAPQIAR is encoded by the coding sequence ATGACGCCCGCACGCATTCTGATTGTGGCCGGGTCTGACGCGGGAGGCGGGGCCGGCATCCAAGCGGATATTAAAACGGTTTGCGCCCTCGAGGGGTATGCCATGACCGCAGTGACCGCGCTAACGGCGCAAAATACCCTCGGTGTACAGTCCGTCATGGGAATCCCTGAGGCGTTTATTCGCGCACAGATGGACTCTGTACTGGATGATCTGGGCGCTGATTGCATTAAAACCGGCATGCTCCATGCGCCGGCCGTGATCGATGCGATTGCGGATTGTCTGACCGCGCGGGCGCCCAATGTGCCGCTCGTTGTTGATCCGGTCATGGTGGCGCAAAGCGGTGATCGGCTGGTGGATGACGCTGCCATGAACCGGCTGCGTGAGCGCCTGATCCCGCAGGCGAGCGTGATTACTCCCAATATTCCTGAGGCGGAAGCGCTCTTGGGCCAACGCATTCAAAGCGCTGATGAAATGCAGGACGCCGCCGATGCGCTGCGGGCCCTGGGCTGTGACGCCGTTTTGCTCAAGGGCGGGCATTTATCCAGCGATGACCTGGTTGATGTGTTCGCCCACGCTGGGGGTTACCTGAGGCTGCATCATCCTCGCATCGCCACCACCAGTGACCATGGCACCGGCTGCACCCTGGCCTCGGCGATCGCTGAGGGCATTGGCCGGGGGATGGCTCTGCCTGCTGCAGTTGAGCGAGCGCGAGATTATCTCCAGCAGGCGCTTGAGACGGCGGTGCCGCTTGGTACCGGACACGGTCCTGTGAATCATGGACACACCGTGATTCCGTTTGCGGCCCCACAGATCGCTCGCTGA
- a CDS encoding class I adenylate-forming enzyme family protein, protein MNSHLDPDRQPMYWVGDWAGRRRALTPDRLAVIEPHTGTRLDYRALDDRVCRLAGWMQAVAGIRAGDRVGLVTTNRLEAIELYLACGKLGAVLAPISHRLTADEASQLLARLRPSWLFYDTTLREFVAALHGTATQCPQFSFGGPQSDYDRVLPGYPANAVNTEVALADPALIVHTGGSTGLPKLCVISHRQMVWNAFELLSAAPDGLGRRRELVLFPLFHIGGWNTVTPILHAGGCLVLQPAFDAAEALQLIETHAVNHFGAVEAMLKAMTQAPAFASSDLASLEGITTAGAPCAPATMAPFFRRGIPVSQSYGLTEAGPSNFLQPRADQSLETLEARQQSIGTSLFHCDYRIVDPKTETETAPGVPGELQLRSQHTFDGYLDDADATQQRVRPDGWVRSGDLAVTEENGQVRVIGRLDHVIITGGENVAAEEVEAALVAHEAVQSALVFGIPDERWGERPVAWVTGPEESEIPAVMASLDDKLSRFKQPVAIELVDTLPLTGAGKPDRRSAQAHYLSKHHGDPT, encoded by the coding sequence ATGAACAGTCACCTCGATCCTGACCGACAGCCGATGTACTGGGTGGGTGATTGGGCCGGCCGACGGCGGGCGCTCACCCCTGATCGGCTTGCCGTTATCGAACCCCATACCGGAACCAGGCTCGATTATCGCGCGCTCGACGATCGGGTGTGCCGGCTGGCCGGCTGGATGCAGGCGGTAGCCGGTATACGCGCGGGTGATCGTGTGGGTCTGGTCACGACGAATCGCCTCGAGGCGATCGAGTTGTATCTGGCCTGCGGCAAGCTGGGCGCCGTGCTCGCGCCGATCAGCCATCGGCTCACTGCCGATGAGGCGAGTCAGCTACTCGCCCGTCTGCGCCCAAGCTGGCTATTTTATGACACGACGTTGCGCGAATTTGTCGCAGCGCTGCACGGCACGGCAACGCAATGCCCCCAGTTCAGTTTTGGCGGTCCACAAAGTGATTACGACCGCGTCCTGCCCGGCTACCCCGCCAATGCGGTCAATACCGAAGTCGCGCTCGCCGATCCGGCGCTTATCGTCCACACCGGTGGCAGTACCGGCTTGCCAAAGCTCTGTGTCATCAGCCATCGACAGATGGTCTGGAACGCTTTTGAGCTCTTGAGTGCAGCGCCGGATGGACTAGGGCGGCGACGCGAACTGGTCCTGTTTCCGCTCTTTCATATCGGTGGCTGGAATACGGTGACGCCCATCCTGCATGCCGGCGGTTGTTTGGTCCTCCAGCCGGCTTTCGATGCAGCCGAGGCGCTGCAGCTCATTGAGACACACGCGGTGAATCACTTCGGTGCGGTTGAGGCGATGCTCAAAGCAATGACGCAAGCCCCGGCATTTGCATCGAGTGACCTGGCGAGTCTTGAGGGCATCACCACAGCCGGCGCGCCCTGTGCGCCGGCCACCATGGCGCCGTTCTTCCGCCGTGGTATCCCCGTCAGTCAGTCCTATGGGCTCACCGAGGCGGGCCCGTCTAATTTCCTTCAACCGCGCGCTGATCAAAGCCTGGAGACGCTCGAGGCGCGGCAGCAATCGATTGGGACGAGCTTGTTTCATTGTGACTATCGGATCGTTGACCCAAAAACCGAAACCGAGACAGCGCCGGGGGTACCGGGAGAGTTGCAGCTACGCAGTCAGCACACGTTCGACGGCTACCTGGATGATGCCGATGCAACACAGCAGCGCGTTCGGCCAGATGGCTGGGTGCGCAGTGGGGATTTGGCGGTTACCGAGGAGAATGGGCAGGTCCGGGTGATTGGTCGACTGGATCATGTGATCATCACCGGGGGTGAGAACGTGGCGGCTGAGGAGGTAGAGGCTGCCCTTGTCGCACATGAGGCCGTACAGAGTGCCCTCGTATTCGGCATTCCGGACGAGCGCTGGGGAGAGCGGCCGGTTGCCTGGGTAACCGGGCCTGAGGAAAGCGAGATACCGGCGGTCATGGCGTCACTCGACGACAAACTCTCGCGCTTCAAGCAGCCGGTGGCCATCGAGTTGGTCGACACCCTGCCGCTTACCGGGGCGGGCAAACCCGATCGGCGTTCGGCACAAGCGCATTATCTTTCCAAGCATCACGGAGATCCGACATGA
- a CDS encoding TatD family hydrolase encodes MGYHELIDIGVNLTHGRFDVDREAVIQRAMDAGVARMVLTGVTLTESSEALEMASSHTGVMVATAGVHPHHASEWTAQSTEALTALLAHPNAVAVGETGLDYCRDFSPRSAQRQAFEAQLAIAVESGYPAFLHQRDAEDDFLAILRDYRDQISAAVIHCFTGDRAFLHRCLDLDLHVGVTGWICDERRGSTLRESVPDIPDHRLMIETDAPFLLPRDMPEKPADRRNEPAFLPHVLESVARLRGQDPSRLAEFTATNSEAFFSL; translated from the coding sequence ATGGGGTATCACGAACTCATCGACATCGGCGTCAATCTGACGCATGGACGCTTTGACGTCGACCGTGAAGCGGTTATTCAACGTGCGATGGACGCGGGCGTTGCCCGCATGGTCCTCACCGGGGTCACCCTCACCGAGTCGTCCGAGGCCCTCGAGATGGCATCGAGCCATACAGGCGTGATGGTCGCTACCGCTGGTGTTCACCCGCATCACGCAAGTGAATGGACCGCTCAGAGCACGGAGGCGCTCACCGCATTGCTGGCTCATCCTAACGCGGTTGCCGTTGGCGAAACCGGGTTGGATTATTGCCGCGATTTCTCACCGCGATCAGCACAACGTCAGGCGTTTGAGGCGCAACTGGCCATTGCTGTCGAGAGCGGTTATCCCGCCTTTCTCCATCAGCGAGACGCCGAAGACGATTTTCTGGCTATCCTTCGGGATTATCGGGACCAGATAAGCGCCGCGGTCATCCACTGCTTTACCGGCGACCGTGCCTTTCTGCACCGCTGCCTTGATCTGGACCTGCATGTCGGCGTCACCGGCTGGATTTGCGACGAGCGGCGTGGCAGTACCTTACGCGAGAGCGTGCCGGATATCCCGGATCATCGCCTGATGATCGAGACCGATGCGCCGTTTCTGCTACCCCGAGATATGCCAGAGAAACCGGCCGACCGCCGCAATGAACCCGCTTTCCTGCCGCATGTCCTTGAGAGCGTGGCCCGACTTCGCGGGCAAGATCCCAGCCGACTTGCCGAATTCACCGCGACGAACAGTGAGGCCTTTTTCAGCCTCTAA
- the dusA gene encoding tRNA dihydrouridine(20/20a) synthase DusA, which produces MRQTPNPKLSVAPMMDWTDPACRYLLRLITRHTLLYTEMVPAQALWHGRAERFLAGDASEHPVAVQLGGSDPQQLAHGAHLAQVWGYDEVNLNVGCPSDRVQSGRFGACLMREPDLVADLVRAMREASDLPVTVKSRIGVDHDDHYDQLCAFVDTVASAGADGLIVHARKAWLSGLSPKQNREIPALRHDMVAQLKADFPQLTIVLNGGIKDLAAAEHWGEAVDGVMIGREAYHNPWLLAEADQRIFAAPGAPKAPDRASVARQYRDYVACRHYAGVPISRYTRHLMGLFQGLPGARVWRRALSEAAARPGAGSEIIDEALDQWAECAASVRFEASVASA; this is translated from the coding sequence ATGCGACAGACCCCCAACCCCAAGCTAAGTGTGGCGCCGATGATGGACTGGACCGATCCAGCCTGTCGGTATTTGTTGCGGCTAATTACGCGACACACGCTCCTTTATACCGAGATGGTACCTGCCCAGGCCCTTTGGCATGGGCGGGCCGAACGGTTTCTTGCCGGTGATGCCAGCGAGCACCCAGTGGCCGTTCAGTTAGGAGGGAGTGACCCGCAGCAGTTGGCTCACGGGGCGCATTTGGCTCAAGTGTGGGGCTACGACGAGGTTAACCTGAATGTGGGCTGCCCCAGTGATCGGGTGCAGTCGGGTCGCTTTGGCGCCTGCCTCATGCGCGAGCCAGATCTGGTTGCAGACCTCGTGCGCGCGATGCGGGAGGCGAGCGATCTGCCGGTCACTGTGAAATCGCGGATTGGGGTCGATCATGATGATCACTACGACCAGCTCTGCGCGTTCGTCGACACCGTGGCAAGCGCTGGGGCTGATGGACTGATCGTGCATGCTCGTAAAGCTTGGCTGAGCGGTCTATCACCCAAGCAAAATCGCGAGATCCCCGCATTGCGGCACGACATGGTCGCGCAGCTCAAAGCGGATTTCCCCCAGCTCACGATTGTTCTGAATGGCGGTATCAAGGATCTTGCCGCGGCCGAACACTGGGGCGAGGCAGTCGACGGGGTCATGATCGGCCGGGAGGCATACCATAACCCCTGGCTGCTTGCTGAGGCAGACCAGCGGATTTTCGCCGCGCCAGGGGCGCCGAAAGCCCCGGATCGAGCCAGCGTCGCTCGGCAGTACCGCGATTATGTCGCGTGTCGGCATTACGCTGGGGTGCCAATTTCCCGGTATACACGGCATTTAATGGGGCTGTTTCAGGGGCTTCCCGGTGCCAGGGTGTGGCGGCGGGCGCTCAGTGAGGCGGCCGCTCGACCCGGCGCTGGCTCCGAAATCATTGATGAGGCGCTTGATCAGTGGGCGGAATGTGCCGCCTCGGTGCGTTTTGAAGCGAGTGTGGCGAGTGCTTAG
- a CDS encoding glutaredoxin family protein gives MPLVRFYTTSGCRLCDEAFNVARPIIERLKFRLQIIEIMDDPDTEATYGERIPVIHRMDQDAVLEWPFSAAAIYRYLA, from the coding sequence ATGCCTCTCGTCCGCTTCTACACCACAAGTGGATGTCGTCTGTGCGACGAGGCATTCAATGTGGCCCGTCCAATTATAGAGCGCCTGAAATTTCGACTGCAGATTATTGAAATAATGGATGATCCGGACACAGAGGCCACTTACGGTGAGCGAATTCCCGTCATTCACCGAATGGACCAGGATGCGGTACTTGAATGGCCCTTCTCCGCCGCTGCAATTTACCGGTACCTGGCATGA
- a CDS encoding L,D-transpeptidase family protein: MRTTRRRLLTSLLGASLALPALTWASTSLPPHDGLWVHVDTDRSMATVLRGTKVVEQFEHVAFGRGGVSPLRLKGRDKTPLGEFRITRVNQNSPFHIFLGIDYPRLEHIDRARKRGLISDAEYKRSIDHGARHGEFPQDGPLGGYIGFHGIGDGDPDVHDNFHWTQGCIALTNDQIETFESLVAVGTPVRIE, from the coding sequence ATGAGGACGACCCGACGACGTCTTCTGACTAGTCTGCTCGGCGCATCACTGGCCCTCCCCGCTTTGACCTGGGCAAGCACAAGCCTGCCACCTCACGACGGGCTCTGGGTCCACGTCGACACGGATCGGTCGATGGCCACCGTGCTCCGCGGCACCAAAGTGGTAGAACAATTTGAGCATGTCGCCTTCGGCCGTGGCGGCGTCTCACCGCTGCGGCTAAAGGGGCGAGACAAGACACCGCTCGGGGAATTTCGTATTACTCGCGTCAACCAGAATAGCCCCTTTCATATTTTCCTCGGTATTGATTATCCGCGCCTCGAGCATATTGACCGGGCCCGCAAACGTGGCCTGATCAGTGACGCCGAGTACAAAAGATCAATCGATCATGGCGCAAGGCACGGCGAATTCCCCCAAGACGGGCCACTGGGTGGCTATATCGGATTTCACGGAATTGGCGATGGCGATCCAGACGTTCATGACAATTTCCATTGGACTCAGGGCTGCATTGCCTTGACCAACGACCAAATTGAAACATTCGAATCACTGGTTGCTGTGGGTACGCCGGTTCGTATCGAGTAG
- a CDS encoding alanine-zipper protein: MNQSMKTLLKLTIAGASLGILAGCATQASTEDLQAQIDAAMDEASRATATAEGAQRTADDNAEKIDRMFERSMYK; the protein is encoded by the coding sequence ATGAACCAGTCAATGAAAACGCTACTCAAACTGACTATCGCCGGCGCTTCGCTGGGTATTCTGGCTGGCTGCGCCACCCAGGCTTCCACCGAGGACCTGCAGGCACAGATCGACGCCGCCATGGATGAGGCCAGCCGCGCCACGGCGACTGCTGAGGGCGCGCAGCGCACCGCGGATGACAACGCCGAGAAGATCGATCGCATGTTCGAGCGTTCGATGTACAAATAA
- a CDS encoding L,D-transpeptidase family protein, translating into MNETIRAVMGWRVQTIGALAAGLWLSLASGTASALMFPLPPEDTNVIGEVQVIAADEEDTLLSLGRRYGIGYEEMRRANPEVDVWLPGEGTQVTIPSRFILPEAAREGIVINLAEMRLYYYPGAESDNTGMVETYPISVGRMDWSTPLGKSQITEKTENPYWFPPESILTERREQGRPLPEAVPPGPDNPLGRHKLRLDIPGGAYLIHGTNEPRGIGMRVTHGCIRMFPEDVESLYERLPSGSSVEIVNQPVKAGWLDDQLLVEVHPILPPEAENAFDNVEPPSIMEAVLAVARVLEQGDVRVDHERLAGAVNSADGLPGAVSRSNTHQIALDEAKLPTLLY; encoded by the coding sequence ATGAACGAAACGATCAGAGCAGTCATGGGATGGAGGGTACAGACCATCGGTGCGCTTGCCGCGGGCTTATGGCTGTCCCTTGCGTCGGGGACGGCTAGTGCGCTGATGTTTCCGCTACCACCCGAGGACACCAATGTCATTGGCGAAGTGCAGGTCATTGCAGCGGACGAGGAGGATACCCTGCTGTCTCTCGGCCGGCGTTACGGCATTGGGTATGAGGAGATGCGCCGTGCCAACCCGGAGGTGGATGTCTGGTTGCCCGGCGAGGGGACGCAGGTGACCATCCCAAGTCGGTTTATCCTGCCTGAGGCGGCTCGTGAGGGCATCGTGATCAACCTCGCGGAAATGCGCCTTTACTACTACCCAGGGGCGGAAAGCGATAATACCGGGATGGTGGAGACCTACCCAATCAGTGTTGGGCGAATGGACTGGTCGACACCGCTTGGGAAAAGCCAGATCACCGAGAAAACCGAAAATCCCTACTGGTTCCCGCCTGAGTCAATTTTGACCGAACGGCGGGAGCAGGGACGCCCGCTGCCCGAAGCGGTGCCACCGGGGCCTGATAATCCACTGGGGCGCCATAAGCTGCGCTTGGATATTCCTGGGGGGGCATACCTGATTCACGGCACCAACGAGCCGCGGGGCATCGGTATGCGCGTCACCCACGGGTGCATCCGAATGTTCCCGGAAGACGTCGAGTCGCTATATGAGCGGCTGCCATCCGGATCGTCGGTAGAGATTGTGAATCAGCCGGTAAAGGCCGGATGGCTGGACGATCAGCTGCTGGTTGAGGTGCACCCGATTTTGCCGCCTGAGGCAGAGAATGCCTTTGACAACGTTGAGCCGCCGTCGATCATGGAAGCGGTACTTGCGGTTGCGCGGGTGCTGGAGCAGGGAGATGTGCGAGTTGATCACGAGCGCCTGGCGGGCGCGGTTAATTCGGCGGACGGCCTCCCCGGCGCGGTCTCACGGTCAAACACCCACCAAATCGCCTTGGACGAGGCAAAGCTACCGACGCTGTTGTACTAA
- a CDS encoding DUF1244 domain-containing protein has protein sequence MDEQTRIELEAAAFRALVNHLRERSDVQNLDLMNLAGFCRNCLSRWYAEAAETREIPMDRDTAREIVYGMPYEEWKKNHQR, from the coding sequence TTGGACGAGCAAACTCGAATCGAATTGGAAGCAGCCGCTTTTCGCGCGCTTGTAAACCACCTGCGTGAGCGCAGTGATGTGCAGAATTTGGACCTGATGAATCTTGCCGGGTTCTGCCGTAATTGCCTGTCGCGCTGGTACGCCGAGGCTGCTGAGACGCGAGAAATTCCGATGGATCGAGACACCGCGCGAGAGATTGTTTACGGAATGCCGTACGAAGAATGGAAGAAAAACCACCAAAGGTAG